ATCATCGGTACGGAGAAGCAGAGTGAAGAACTGGTGCGTTATCTGATGCAGGACTTTGAGAATGACCCGATCAAAATCTGGGAATCCGATATCTTCGGCCGGTCCCTGCATTCCATAGTCCGCGAGGGCATCCAGGGCAAGATCGCGATGATGCCGGACAATGCCCGCTACAAGCTGCAGGAAACGCTGGGCCGGATTATCAACGAGGGCTCGGGCGGACTGATTGCCATCATCCTTTAAATGAAATAAGCTTGTCCTTTGGAGCGGGAGCATTTCCCGCTCTTTTGCTATTTCCAGGCGCTTTCGCTGCTAGAGTGGAAAAGGGGAATTCTCCCTGGAAAGCTTCCGTTTTTACGGCATAACTGGTAGTTATAGACTGCGAAATTGCAGCGGAATGAAGGGAAACCTGCTACTTTCTGCTCCTTTTTTGAGGAACGCCTTGATATTATGGTTTGGCTGTATTACTATAAGTTTGTTGCGCTTCTAGAAGAGAGGTGCCAGTATCTAGTAATAAACGGGATTATCACGTATATTTTACGTTTAAACGGAAACAGTGTATGATACCGGAACTTTTAACCAGGGAGGTGAGAAGACATGAATAAATCAGATTTGATCAACGTAGTTACAGAAGCAACTGAACTTCCCAAAAAAGACGCTACGAAAGCGGTAGATGCCGTTTTTGAAGCAATTACAGGTGCACTGCAAAGCGGCGATAAGGTTCAGCTGGTTGGCTTCGGAAACTTTGAAGTGCGCGAACGTTCCGCACGTAAAGGCCGCAACCCGCAGACTGGTGAAGAAATCGAAATTCCTTCAAGCAAAGTACCGGCTTTCAAACCCGGTAAAGCGCTGAAAGACGGAATCAAATAAAGATTTCTACATATCTGCCCCATAGTCCTTGAATACCAACGATGCCGCCTTCCAGGGCGGCATTTGTTTTTGAGAGAGGCTCATAAACTTTGAGGAGGATTACAATGACTGAGAAGAAGAATGAAGTGAATCCTGCACCGTCCGGCAGCGACTATATCGTAGTCAAGGCCAAGGAGAACGGTGTTCAGGTCATCGGGCTGACCAGAGGGCTGGACACACGGTTTCACCATACGGAGAAGCTGGACAAAGGCGAGGTGCTCATTGCCCAATTCACCGATCACACCTCAGCAATGAAAATCCGCGGCAAGGCTGAAATCTGGAGCAAACACGGACAATTAGAAAGTGAAAGCTGAAAAGCAGGCATAGCCTGCTTTTTTTCAAAATATAACTAGATATGGGTCGCTCTGCGGTGCCGTATAATCCTGCATAGCAGCGGAAACTATGAGTAGGGAGGCTTGTTATGAAACGGAGCTGGCTGATCGGAACGGCGTTGCTGCTTAGCGCAGCTGTTACCCTGCTGCTGCCGCAACTGGCCGGCAACGTTATAACTGCCCAGAGTAAGTATAGCGCAGTACAGACGATAGGCCCGGATGGCCTGGTACTGGAGAATGACAATCTGGTAGATGCGCTCAGTGAGATTCCCTTCAGTCTGATGATTGACAAGGCAGGCTGGGAGAACGGGGTATTGTCCCTGGATCTCAAGGTGAACGGTGATGCCCACG
The sequence above is a segment of the Paenibacillus sp. FSL R7-0204 genome. Coding sequences within it:
- a CDS encoding HU family DNA-binding protein — protein: MNKSDLINVVTEATELPKKDATKAVDAVFEAITGALQSGDKVQLVGFGNFEVRERSARKGRNPQTGEEIEIPSSKVPAFKPGKALKDGIK
- the mtrB gene encoding trp RNA-binding attenuation protein MtrB — its product is MTEKKNEVNPAPSGSDYIVVKAKENGVQVIGLTRGLDTRFHHTEKLDKGEVLIAQFTDHTSAMKIRGKAEIWSKHGQLESES